In Cicer arietinum cultivar CDC Frontier isolate Library 1 chromosome 7, Cicar.CDCFrontier_v2.0, whole genome shotgun sequence, a single window of DNA contains:
- the LOC101505923 gene encoding FCS-Like Zinc finger 1-like: MYSSYGSSVVTVRPCYLQQDHGLASLTNMDLANYRANNFVTNSMTNFTNLYVSSPRSGRFYDPRFEDQQPHFLEACSLCNKPLGDNKDIFMYRGDTPFCSEECRQEQIEIDELKEKNMNLSSSMKGLRIKEQRKTSSSNKDYSFRTGTVIAA; encoded by the exons ATGTACTCATCATACGGTTCTTCTGTTGTAACTGTAAGACCTTGTTACCTACAACAAGACCACGGTTTAGCTTCCTTAACAAACATGGATCTTGCTAACTATCGTGCCAATAATTTTGTTACAAATTCTATGACAAATTTCACAAACCTTTATGTCTCTTCACCTAGATCTGGAAGATTCTATGATCCTAGATTTGAAgatcaacaaccccattttctAGAAGCTTGCTCTCTTTGTAACAAACCACTTGGAGACAATAAAGACATCTTCATGTATAG GGGTGATACACCTTTTTGTAGTGAAGAGTGTAGGCAAGAGCAAATAGAGATAGATGaattgaaagagaaaaatatgaatCTTTCTTCATCTATGAAGGGTTTGAGGATTAAAGAGCAAAGAAAAACCAGTTCTTCAAACAAAGATTATTCCTTTAGAACAGGGACAGTTATTGCTGCATAG
- the LOC101506566 gene encoding lon protease homolog 2, peroxisomal-like, with protein MSESVDLPSRLAILPFRNKVLLPGAIIRIRCTSPSSVKLVEQELWQKEEKGLIGILPVRDALEIKSAGPTASQGTDFLDQSSKLQDSSSDSLKLDTKKQNDVVHWHNRGVAARPLHLSRGVEKPSGRVTYTVVLEGLCRFSVLELSTRGIYHTARISSLEMTKTEMEQIEQDPDYIMLSRQFKATAMELISVLELKQKTGGRTKVLLDNVPVHKLADIFVASFEISFEEQLSMLDSVGPKMRLSKATELVDRHLQSIRVAEKITQKVEGQLSKSQKEFLLRQQMRAIKEELGDSEDDEDDLVALEKKXXXXGMPPNVWKHAHRELRRLKKMQPQQPGYNSSRVYLDLLADLPWQKASEEIELDLRAAQNRLDSDHYGLVKVKQRIIEYLAVRKLKPDARGPVLCFVGPPGVGKTSLASSIAAALGRKFIRISLGGVKDEADIRGHRRTYVGSMPGRLIDGLKRVAVCNPVMLLDEVDKTGSDVRGDPASALLEVLDPEQNKTFNDHYLNVPFDLSKIVFVATANRMQPIPPALLDRMEVIELPGYTPEEKLQIALKHLIPRVLDQHGLSSEFIQIPEAMVKIVIQRYTREAGVRNLERNLAALARAAAVRVVEQEQVVPLNKGVQGLSTPLLENRLADGTEVEMDVIPMGVNSQEISHTFRIASPLVVDETMLEKVLGPPRFDDREAAERVASPGVCVGLVWTAFGGEVQFVEATAMVGKGELHLTGQLGDVIKESAQIALTWVRARATDLRLAAAMGFNLLEGRDVHIHFPAGAVPKDGPSAGVTLVTSLVSLFTQKSVRSDTAMTGEMTLRGLVLPVGGVKDKVLAAHRYGIKRVILPERNLKDLVEVPSSVLANLEILVAKRMEDVLEHAFDGGCPWRLHSNL; from the exons ATGTCCGAATCGGTGGACCTGCCGAGTCGTTTGGCGATCCTTCCTTTCAGGAACAAGGTTCTCTTACCCGGTGCTATCATCAGAATCCGCTGTACTTCCCCTAGCAG TGTGAAGTTGGTGGAACAAGAACTTTGGCAGAAAGAAGAGAAGGGGTTAATTGGCATCCTGCCCGTGCGTGATGCTCTTGAAATTAAGTCAGCGGGTCCTACTGCATCTCAAG GAACTGATTTTCTAGACCAAAGCTCAAAACTTCAGGACAGTTCATCAGATTCTCTCAAGCTTGATACCAAAAAGCAGAATGACGTTGTTCATTGGCACAACAG GGGGGTTGCCGCTCGACCATTACATTTATCAAGGGGAGTGGAGAAACCAAGTGGTAGGGTCACATACACAGTTGTTCTTGAAGGTTTATGCAGATTTAGTGTCCTGGAACTAAGCACAAGAGGAATATACCATACTGCAAGGATATCTTCCCTTGAGATGACTAAGACTG AAATGGAACAAATAGAGCAAGACCCAGATTACATAATGTTGTCTCGCCAATTCAAAGCAACAGCAATGGAGCTTATTTCTGTTTTGGAGCTG AAACAAAAAACCGGTGGAAGAACCAAAGTCCTTTTGGACAACGTTCCTGTTCACAAGTTGGCTGATATATTTGTTGCCAGTTTTGAGATAAGTTTTGAAGAACAACTGTCAATGTTGGACTCAGTTGGCCCTAAAATGAGGCTTTCAAAAGCAACCGAGTTAGTTGATAGGCATTTACAG TCAATACGTGTAGCTGAGAAAATTACCCAGAAGGTTGAAGGCCAATTGTCAAAATCTCAAAAAGAATTTCTTCTGCGTCAGCAG atgaGGGCTATAAAAGAAGAACTTGGTGATAGTGAGGATGATGAGGATGACCTTGTTGCCCTTGAAAAAAAG NNNNNNNNNNNAGGAATGCCACCAAACGTATGGAAACATGCACACAGAGAATTGAG GAGGCTTAAAAAAATGCAGCCTCAGCAACCTGGGTATAACAGTTCGCGGGTTTACCTGGATCTTCTTGCTGATCTGCCCTGGCAGAAGGCCAGCGAAGAGATTGAACTGGACTTGAGAGCTGCACAAAATCGACTGGACAGTGATCACTATGGTTTAGTGAAGGTCAAACAACGGATAATTGAATACCTGGCAGTTCGCAAG CTTAAACCAGATGCAAGGGGTCCGGTGTTGTGCTTTGTTGGACCACCAGGTGTCGGTAAAACATCATTGGCATCTTCTATTGCTGCTGCTTTGGGCAGAAAATTTATCCGCATATCCCTTGGTGGAGTCAAGGATGAGGCCGATATTAGAGGACATAGGAGAACATATGTTGGAAGCATGCCTGGACGGCTTATAGACGGCTTAAAG AGAGTAGCTGTTTGCAATCCGGTTATGTTGCTTGATGAAGTTGACAAGACAGGTTCTGATGTTCGTGGAGATCCAGCTTCAGCATTGCTAGAGGTTCTTGATCcagaacaaaataaaacattcaatGATCA CTATTTGAATGTTCCATTTGATCTATCAAAGATAGTTTTTGTGGCTACAGCAAATAGGATGCAGCCTATTCCTCCAGCGCTTCTGGATAGGATGGAAGTGATCGAGCTCCCGGGATATACACCTGAGGAAAAACTTCAAATAGCCTTGAAGCATTTGATTCCAAGAGTTTTGGACCAACATGGATTGAGTTCTGAGTTTATTCAGATTCCTGAG GCAATGGTGAAAATTGTCATTCAGAGATATACTAGGGAAGCTGGTGTGCGGAATTTGGAGAGGAATCTTGCTGCCCTGGCTCGTGCTGCTGCAGTAAGAGTTGTAGAGCAAGAACAAGTGGTTCCATTAAACAAAGGGGTGCAAGGACTTTCTACCCCACTTCTGGAAAATAGACTTGCTGATGGCACTGAAGTTGAAATGGATGTGATACCAATGGGTGTAAATAGTCAGGAAATCTCACACACATTCAGGATTGCCTCTCCATTGGTTGTTGATGAAACCATGCTTGAAAAAGTTCTTGGG CCTCCAAGGTTTGATGATAGAGAAGCTGCAGAGCGTGTGGCTTCCCCTGGGGTCTGTGTTGGGCTTGTTTGGACTGCTTTTGGCGGAGAAGTTCAGTTTGTGGAGGCTACAGCAATGGTAGGGAAGGGTGAACTGCATCTCACTGGACAACTTGGTGATGTAATCAAAGAATCAGCTCAGATAGCACTAACATGG GTAAGGGCAAGGGCGACTGATCTTAGGCTGGCTGCTGCAATGGGATTTAATCTTTTGGAGGGGCGTGATGTACATATTCATTTTCCTGCGGGTGCTGTTCCTAAAGATGGGCCCTCGGCAGGTGTGACTTTAGTCACATCATTGGTTTCCCTTTTCACTCAGAAAAGTGTGAGATCAGATACAGCTATGACCGGAGAGATGACATTGCGGGGACTAGTTCTACCTGTTGGTGGTGTCAAGGATAAG GTATTAGCTGCCCATCGTTATGGTATCAAGAGAGTTATCCTGCCTGAAAGGAACCTGAAAGACTTGGTTGAAGTACCATCATCAGTGCTTGCCAATTTGGAG ATACTGGTTGCAAAACGAATGGAAGATGTGTTAGAGCATGCTTTTGACGGTGGGTGTCCATGGAGACTACACTCTAACTTATAG
- the LOC101506235 gene encoding putative invertase inhibitor codes for MKFFIYLMISLLLLSQYSNGSNLIFKSCNEASKNDPNLSYDFCVASLNEASCKSKSHPSKLEDLVGLSIRLTKSNGTNIISIISKHLKNQTHGEYVRACLQDCFDLYNDSLSSLEDAMVAFNESKDFDTANINVSAAMDDSVTCEDQFKEKKGESETSPLTKENHVYFQLNVISLAFIEMIRQRR; via the coding sequence ATGAAGTTCTTCATATACCTTATGATTTCCCTTCTCTTACTTTCTCAATATTCAAATGGCTCCAATCTTATCTTTAAATCTTGTAACGAAGCCTCCAAGAATGACCCAAATTTGAGCTATGATTTTTGTGTTGCATCCCTTAATGAAGCTTCTTGCAAGAGCAAATCACACCCCTCCAAACTTGAAGATCTTGTAGGCTTGTCAATTCGACTAACCAAGTCCAATGGAACAAATATCATTTCCATAATTTCAAAGCACTTGAAAAACCAAACTCATGGTGAATATGTGAGAGCTTGTTTACAAGATTGTTTTGATCTTTACAATGATTCACTTTCATCTTTAGAAGATGCCATGGTTGCTTTCAATGAATCGAAGGATTTCGACACGGCCAATATAAACGTGAGCGCTGCCATGGATGATTCGGTTACTTGTGAAGATCAGTTCAAAGAAAAGAAAGGTGAAAGTGAAACTTCTCCTTTAACAAAAGAGAACCATGTTTACTTTCAACTCAATGTAATATCTCTAGCTTTCATTGAAATGATTCGTCAACGCAGATAG
- the LOC101507228 gene encoding ras-related protein RABH1b-like, with protein sequence MAPVSALAKYKLVFLGDQSVGKTSIITRFMYDKFDNTYQATIGIDFLSKTMYLEDRTVRLQLWDTAGQERFRSLIPSYIRDSSVAVIVYDVASRQTFLNTSKWIEEVRSERGSDVIVVLVGNKTDLVDKRQVSTEEGEAKSRELNVMFIEASAKAGFNIKALFRKIAAALPGMETLSTTKQEDMVDVNLRSSASHDSQPQSGGCSC encoded by the exons ATGGCGCCAGTTTCAGCTCTTGCTAAGTACAAATTGGTTTTCTTAGGCGATCAATCCGTCGGTAAAACCAGCATCATCACTCGCTTCATGTACGACAAATTCGATAACACCTATCAG GCTACAATCGGCATTGATTTTCTATCAAAAACCATGTATCTTGAAGATCGAACTGTTCGACTGCAGTTATG GGATACAGCTGGACAGGAGAGATTTAGAAGTCTAATTCCAAGCTACATTAGGGACTCATCTGTTgctgtcattgtgtatgatgtTGCAA GTCGTCAGACTTTTCTAAACACATCAAAGTGGATTGAAGAGGTGCGCAGTGAGAGAGGAAGTGATGTTATTGTTGTTCTTGTTGGGAACAAAACTGACCTTGTGGATAAGAG GCAAGTCTCCACAGAAGAAGGGGAAGCGAAGTCTCGGGAGCTAAACGTTATGTTTATTGAAGCTAGTGCCAAAGCCGGCTTTAATATAAAA GCTCTCTTTCGAAAAATTGCTGCTGCATTACCTGGAATGGAAACACTATCTACAACAAAACAAGAAGACATGGTCGATGTGAACCTGAGGTCTTCTGCCAGCCATGACTCTCAACCTCAGTCTGGTGGTTGTTCTTGCTGA
- the LOC101506900 gene encoding putative invertase inhibitor: MSNSSFCFIICLFLITISRGTTCSTLLKTPRDLIDQTCEKCANQSTILSYNLCSTSLPTIPVSRATNLQGLALIAMELALENVTNTLATIEKLLDDETLDNYVVGCLTDCSELYNDAAWTIVNSVDVFLSGNYEVSRTWMSSVMEAASTCQQGFEEKGEVSPLTEENYDLFQLCGIALCIIHMSSPANAIPF; encoded by the coding sequence ATGTCTAACTCTTCTTTTTGCTTCATTATATGCCTTTTTTTAATCACAATCTCTCGTGGAACAACATGTTCTACCTTGTTGAAAACACCGCGTGATTTAATCGACCAAACATGTGAAAAATGTGCAAACCAATCCACAATCTTGAGCTACAATTTATGCTCAACGTCTCTTCCAACAATTCCAGTGAGTCGTGCGACAAATCTTCAAGGATTGGCTTTAATTGCGATGGAGCTAGCTTTAGAGAATGTGACTAACACGCTTGCAACCATAGAGAAGCTATTAGATGATGAAACCCTTGATAACTATGTGGTGGGTTGCTTAACAGATTGTTCGGAACTATATAATGATGCAGCGTGGACGATAGTGAATTCTGTAGATGTTTTTTTGTCCGGGAATTATGAAGTAAGTAGGACTTGGATGAGTTCCGTTATGGAAGCGGCATCGACATGCCAACAAGGTTTTGAAGAGAAGGGTGAAGTTTCTCCTTTGACAGAGGAGAATTATGATCTCTTCCAGTTGTGTGGTATTGCACTTTGCATCATCCACATGTCCTCCCCTGCAAACGCAATACCTTTTTAA